A window from Bombus fervidus isolate BK054 chromosome 12, iyBomFerv1, whole genome shotgun sequence encodes these proteins:
- the Fra gene encoding neogenin protein frazzled isoform X3, with translation MEPRILPIPLALLTFIVLANAGGLYFTIEPQDVVVEQGSPARLDCEAKSDFGKPSIQWRTDDGQPINFIGDSYRSQLANGSLYINSVYGSSLELTGSYQCLASVDDVGAIVSRTATIKIASLPGFEREPQDTMVYPGQIAYLSCTLLTSSSSLTIQWLKDEHPLLLDDRMTILPSGALEIDDVNIQDIGSYRCNVSSYGQSRFSNKAQLGLLTSDIDQESTPPVFIAKPLQQMTIEESTVTLECAANGYPKPSILWLKDGVAIDLASFQSRYSRVAASSLVISNVQEIDDGSYQCRAENEVETLDAAADLIVQVPPRFIRKPEDKVASENQDLEFECEIYGKPEPKITWLKNGERITLSAYWQIVNGYNLRINGLLPIDAGIFQCIGTNSAGSVQAAARLTINQPNDTDSLESIEGSVPSAPRNLSHVIVTARFVTLRWQEPENRNGEILNYYIYYKQEGVQRERVTHRQQKLEAVIQGLQPSMTYQFRVVAVNERGMSGMSSEILQVTTLTEANVPGPPLNLEGHATSSVSIALSWEKPQVVNGRISKYIITFVEGDNEDITRETTSTMHELVDLVPYTEYSIKVQAVNENGPGVFSRDIVVRTYSAQPTQPPHNVTVEPVSPTSIIIRWEPPLEGQNGIVTGYKIRYRRYDRGSQPVTITTEGNQRSRVLTGLEKHVVYQVRICALNVNGTGPWTEWIQIETYETESDENRVPNTPSNLRTKVMSDYIQVFWNPPKDQSIKVKGYKLGWGKGVPDVEVRLLDGKERSFTIDQLEPITEYVISLRATNDAGDGQPAYANVRTTERSVSEFSVPLLPPVGLKAAVLSDTTVVLYWTDTTLPKTQFVTDNRYYVARYTSHHHSSNPRYKYHNATDLNCMINDLKPNTIYEFAVKLVKGKRESLWSMVVTNQTQEAAPSSAPRDLMIQSIGDRPTSVLVRWQPPKQPNGPITGYITFYSIDNTKWDRDWLLEAVVGDKTECIVKGLQPSTTYYFKIQARNSKGYGPFSTTVPFKTPQSSGMDVYDELHDRDGRGLSNILIYIIVGCSIVLITGIVVVVVVVCCKRNPDSPDRKKGYMKDTNQKTNIKPPDLWIHHDQMELKALEKSSINGEASTSGVASNTLPRSNNQDYNQENVHGNSSSLDKRTYVPSYMGNTDEKCSTLSRQHSRGSHKPKLITLPVDSASLHQPIATATPIVNTSMSQPTIHTSCSDTPSVRQNYPRTVAQYSLSRAHITLEPTPESSPDSCNISTSYEPMQSQQLSYGTSGQSYSGNTQYASGHYSNNNQPSSVGGGVDGGSGSKRMQGHPLKSFSVPAPPPQSAPSTPAQQKHGVSQVTVRPTMSGSPYKKPQSSTQLAKNRLASVSNPVHTSEEVERLKPSYSTEELNQEMANLEGLMKDLNAITASEFEC, from the exons CTAATGCAGGTGGATTGTATTTTACTATCGAGCCACAAGATGTAGTGGTTGAACAGGGAAGTCCTGCTAGATTAGATTGTGAAGCAAAAAGTGATTTTGGAAAACCCAGTATACAGTGGAGAACTGACGATGGACAaccgattaattttattggaGATAGTTACCG atCTCAATTAGCTAATGGATCTTTGTATATAAATAGTGTTTATGGCAGTAGTCTGGAATTGACTGGAAGCTATCAATGTTTAGCTTCTGTAGATGATGTTGGAGCTATTGTTTCTCGAACTGCCACAATTAAAATTGCAA GTTTGCCAGGATTTGAAAGAGAACCTCAAGATACTATGGTTTATCCAGGACAAATTGCATATTTAAGTTGTACACTTCTCACATCCTCCAGTTCATTGACTATACAATGGTTAAAAGATGAACATCCATTGCTGCTTGATGATAGAATGACAATTTTGCCATCAGGTGCATTAGAAATTGATGATGTTAATATACAAGATATTGGATCATACAGGTGTAATGTTAGTAGTTATGGACAAAGTAGATTCAGTAACAAAGCACAATTAGGATTGTTAACAAGTGATATTG ATCAAGAAAGTACTCCACCAGTCTTTATTGCTAAGCCATTACAACAAATGACTATTGAAGAATCAACAGTCACACTTGAATGTGCTGCCAATGGCTACCCAAAACCAAGTATACTTTGGTTGAAAGATGGTGTTGCCATTGATTTAGCATCTTTTCAATCTAG gTACAGTAGAGTTGCTGCTTCCAGTCTTGTGATCAGTAATGTTCAAGAAATAGATGATGGTTCTTATCAATGTCGTGCAGAAAATGAAGTTGAAACATTAGATGCAGCTGCTGATTTAATTGTACAAG TTCCACCAAGATTTATTAGAAAGCCAGAAGATAAGGTAGCTAGTGAAAATCAAGATTTAGAATTTGAATGTGAAATTTATGGGAAGCCAGAACCGAAAATTACATGGCTCAAAAATGGAGAACGTATTACCTTAAGCGCATACTGGCAAATTGTGAATGG ttACAATCTTAGAATTAACGGCCTACTACCGATAGATGCTGGAATCTTCCAATGCATAGGAACAAATTCTGCTGGAAGTGTACAAGCTGCAGCACGTTTAACAATTAATCAGCCTA ATGACACAGACAGCTTGGAGTCGATAGAAGGAAGTGTCCCGTCAGCACCAAGGAATTTAAGTCACGTCATTGTCACTGCTAGATTCGTAACTTTACGGTGGCAAGAACCCGAAAATAGAAATGGAGAGATTCTaaattactatatttattacaaacaaGAAGGTGTTCAAAG AGAACGAGTTACTCATAGACAACAAAAATTAGAGGCAGTAATACAGGGTTTACAACCAAGTATGACGTATCAATTTCGAGTGGTCGCCGTGAATGAAAGAGGGATGTCCGGAATGTCCAGCGAAATATTACAAGTTACCACACTTACTGAG GCCAATGTCCCTGGACCTCCACTGAATTTAGAGGGACATGCTACAAGCAGTGTGAGCATTGCGTTATCTTGGGAAAAGCCACAAGTAGTCAATGGAAGAATTTctaaatacataattacatTTGTAGAG GGTGACAATGAGGACATAACGCGTGAAACTACTAGTACGATGCACGAATTAGTAGATCTCGTGCCTTatacggaatatagtattaaagtTCAGGCTGTAAACGAGAACGGTCCTGGCGTATTTAGTAGAGATATCGTAGTCCGGACTTATAGTGCACAACCTACTCAACCACCACACAATGTTACAGTAGAACCAGTTAGTCCTACA agCATTATAATAAGATGGGAACCGCCACTCGAAGGACAAAATGGAATTGTCACTGGTTATAAAATTCGTTATCGTCGTTACGATCGCGGTTCACAGCCGGTAACTATAACAACTGAAGGAAATCAACGTTCACGAGTACTCACTGGACTTGAAAAACATGTTGTTTATCAAGTTCGTATATGTGCCTTAAACGTTAATGGAACTGGACCTTGGACAGAATGGATACAGATAGAAACATACGAAACCGAATCTGATGAAAACAGAGTGCCAAATACACCCAGCAACTTAAGAA caAAAGTAATGTCTGATTATATACAAGTTTTTTGGAATCCACCGAAAGATCAAAGTATTAAAGTAAAGGGATATAAACTTGGATGGGGAAAGGGAGTCCCTGATGTTGAAGTTCGACTTCTTGATGGAAAAGAACGGTCTTTTACTATAGATCAATTAG aaccAATCACTGAGTATGTTATATCACTAAGAGCAACGAATGATGCTGGCGATGGTCAACCAGCATATGCAAACGTGAGAACTACGGAACGTTCTGTATCTGAATTTTCTGTGCCTTTACTACCGCCTGTTGGTCTTAAAGCCGCTGTTCTGTCTGACACTACAGTCGTATTATACTGGACTGATACAACCTTGCCAAAAACTCAA TTCGTAACGGATAATCGATATTACGtagcacgttatacgtcacatcATCATAGCAGCAACCCTcgttataaatatcataatgcAACTGATCTTAATTGCATGATAAATGATTTAAAACCCAATACaatatatgaatttgcagTCAAGCTTGTTAag GGAAAACGAGAATCACTATGGAGTATGGTTGTTACGAATCAAACTCAAGAAGCTGCACCTAGTTCCGCGCCCAGGGATTTGATGATTCAGAGTATCGGAGACCGTCCAACTTCAGTTTTAGTGCGTTGGCAACCTCCTAAACAACCAAATGGACCAATTACAG gatatattactttttattcgaTTGATAATACGAAATGGGATCGTGATTGGTTATTGGAAGCCGTAGTTGGAGATAAAACTGAGTGCATCGTGAAGGGCCTCCAACCAAGTACAACCTACTACTTCAAGATCCAAGCACGGAATTCAAAAGGATATGGTCCTTTTTCTACAACTGTTCCATTCAAGACGCCTCAAA GCAGTGGTATGGATGTCTATGATGAATTGCATGATCGAG ATGGACGTggactttcaaatatattaatctACATTATTGTGGGTTGTTCTATTGTTCTTATCACTGGTATAGTAGTGGTGGTTGTAGTTGTATGTTGCAAGCGCAATCCAGATTCGCCTGATAGGAAGAAAgg ATATATGAAAGACACAAATCAAAAAACAAACATTAAACCGCCCGATTTGTGGATTCATCATGATCAAATGGAATTGAAAGCTCTTGAGAAATCTTCAATAAATGGAGAGGCATCTACTAGCGGTGTAGCTAGTAATACCTTACCTAGATCAAATAACCAGGATTATAATCAAGAGAATGTGCATGGAAATTCTAGTTCATTGGATAAACGTACTTACGTACCAAGTTACATGG GTAACACTGATGAGAAGTGCTCAACCCTGAGTAGACAACATAGTCGAGGAAGCCATAAACCTAAACTCATTACACTTCCCGTTGACAGTGCATCTTTACATCAAC CTATAGCGACGGCCACACCGATCGTAAACACAAGCATGTCACAGCCAACAATTCATACGTCATGCAGTGATACGCCATCCGTGAGACAGAATTATCCTCGAACTGTAGCACAATACAGTTTAAGTCGAGCACACATTACTTTAGAACCAACACCGGAATCGAGTCCAGACTCttgtaatatttcaacttCGTATGAACCAATGCAAAGTCAA cAATTATCATATGGTACAAGTGGTCAGTCCTATAGTGGAAATACTCAATACGCTTCAGGACACTATAGCAATAATAATCAACCATCAAGTGTAGGTGGTGGAGTTGATGGTGGTAGCGGTAGTAAAAGGATGCAAGGACATCCTTTGAAAAGTTTTAGCGTGCCAGCACCTCCACCTCAATCTGCACCTTCAACACCAGCCCAACAAAAACACGGCG TTTCTCAAGTAACAGTAAGACCTACGATGTCTGGAAGTCCATACAAGAAACCACAAAGTTCTACACAGTTAGCAAAGAATCGATTAGCCTCAGTTTCAAATCCGGTGCACACTTCGGAAGAAGTTGAACGGTTGaag cCTTCTTACAGTACAGAAGAATTAAATCAAGAGATGGCTAATTTAGAAGGCCTTATGAAAGACCTAAATGCCATAACAGCATCTGAATTTGAGTGCTAG
- the Fra gene encoding neogenin protein frazzled isoform X1, translating to MEPRILPIPLALLTFIVLANAGGLYFTIEPQDVVVEQGSPARLDCEAKSDFGKPSIQWRTDDGQPINFIGDSYRSQLANGSLYINSVYGSSLELTGSYQCLASVDDVGAIVSRTATIKIASLPGFEREPQDTMVYPGQIAYLSCTLLTSSSSLTIQWLKDEHPLLLDDRMTILPSGALEIDDVNIQDIGSYRCNVSSYGQSRFSNKAQLGLLTSDIDQESTPPVFIAKPLQQMTIEESTVTLECAANGYPKPSILWLKDGVAIDLASFQSRYSRVAASSLVISNVQEIDDGSYQCRAENEVETLDAAADLIVQVPPRFIRKPEDKVASENQDLEFECEIYGKPEPKITWLKNGERITLSAYWQIVNGYNLRINGLLPIDAGIFQCIGTNSAGSVQAAARLTINQPKKANPHKSTTPKTVPKKKLLLHRQLYNKTWQHPSTLLGHTMSAFTPNPPLSIGPSDDPADLPGSVKFPNSLYDPKSHFVDDTDSLESIEGSVPSAPRNLSHVIVTARFVTLRWQEPENRNGEILNYYIYYKQEGVQRERVTHRQQKLEAVIQGLQPSMTYQFRVVAVNERGMSGMSSEILQVTTLTEANVPGPPLNLEGHATSSVSIALSWEKPQVVNGRISKYIITFVEGDNEDITRETTSTMHELVDLVPYTEYSIKVQAVNENGPGVFSRDIVVRTYSAQPTQPPHNVTVEPVSPTSIIIRWEPPLEGQNGIVTGYKIRYRRYDRGSQPVTITTEGNQRSRVLTGLEKHVVYQVRICALNVNGTGPWTEWIQIETYETESDENRVPNTPSNLRTKVMSDYIQVFWNPPKDQSIKVKGYKLGWGKGVPDVEVRLLDGKERSFTIDQLEPITEYVISLRATNDAGDGQPAYANVRTTERSVSEFSVPLLPPVGLKAAVLSDTTVVLYWTDTTLPKTQFVTDNRYYVARYTSHHHSSNPRYKYHNATDLNCMINDLKPNTIYEFAVKLVKGKRESLWSMVVTNQTQEAAPSSAPRDLMIQSIGDRPTSVLVRWQPPKQPNGPITGYITFYSIDNTKWDRDWLLEAVVGDKTECIVKGLQPSTTYYFKIQARNSKGYGPFSTTVPFKTPQSSGMDVYDELHDRDGRGLSNILIYIIVGCSIVLITGIVVVVVVVCCKRNPDSPDRKKGYMKDTNQKTNIKPPDLWIHHDQMELKALEKSSINGEASTSGVASNTLPRSNNQDYNQENVHGNSSSLDKRTYVPSYMGNTDEKCSTLSRQHSRGSHKPKLITLPVDSASLHQPIATATPIVNTSMSQPTIHTSCSDTPSVRQNYPRTVAQYSLSRAHITLEPTPESSPDSCNISTSYEPMQSQQLSYGTSGQSYSGNTQYASGHYSNNNQPSSVGGGVDGGSGSKRMQGHPLKSFSVPAPPPQSAPSTPAQQKHGVSQVTVRPTMSGSPYKKPQSSTQLAKNRLASVSNPVHTSEEVERLKPSYSTEELNQEMANLEGLMKDLNAITASEFEC from the exons CTAATGCAGGTGGATTGTATTTTACTATCGAGCCACAAGATGTAGTGGTTGAACAGGGAAGTCCTGCTAGATTAGATTGTGAAGCAAAAAGTGATTTTGGAAAACCCAGTATACAGTGGAGAACTGACGATGGACAaccgattaattttattggaGATAGTTACCG atCTCAATTAGCTAATGGATCTTTGTATATAAATAGTGTTTATGGCAGTAGTCTGGAATTGACTGGAAGCTATCAATGTTTAGCTTCTGTAGATGATGTTGGAGCTATTGTTTCTCGAACTGCCACAATTAAAATTGCAA GTTTGCCAGGATTTGAAAGAGAACCTCAAGATACTATGGTTTATCCAGGACAAATTGCATATTTAAGTTGTACACTTCTCACATCCTCCAGTTCATTGACTATACAATGGTTAAAAGATGAACATCCATTGCTGCTTGATGATAGAATGACAATTTTGCCATCAGGTGCATTAGAAATTGATGATGTTAATATACAAGATATTGGATCATACAGGTGTAATGTTAGTAGTTATGGACAAAGTAGATTCAGTAACAAAGCACAATTAGGATTGTTAACAAGTGATATTG ATCAAGAAAGTACTCCACCAGTCTTTATTGCTAAGCCATTACAACAAATGACTATTGAAGAATCAACAGTCACACTTGAATGTGCTGCCAATGGCTACCCAAAACCAAGTATACTTTGGTTGAAAGATGGTGTTGCCATTGATTTAGCATCTTTTCAATCTAG gTACAGTAGAGTTGCTGCTTCCAGTCTTGTGATCAGTAATGTTCAAGAAATAGATGATGGTTCTTATCAATGTCGTGCAGAAAATGAAGTTGAAACATTAGATGCAGCTGCTGATTTAATTGTACAAG TTCCACCAAGATTTATTAGAAAGCCAGAAGATAAGGTAGCTAGTGAAAATCAAGATTTAGAATTTGAATGTGAAATTTATGGGAAGCCAGAACCGAAAATTACATGGCTCAAAAATGGAGAACGTATTACCTTAAGCGCATACTGGCAAATTGTGAATGG ttACAATCTTAGAATTAACGGCCTACTACCGATAGATGCTGGAATCTTCCAATGCATAGGAACAAATTCTGCTGGAAGTGTACAAGCTGCAGCACGTTTAACAATTAATCAGCCTA AAAAGGCAAATCCCCATAAATCAACTACCCCAAAGACAGTTCCTAAAAAGAAGTTACTATTGCATCGgcaattgtataataaaacgtGGCAGCACCCAAGTACCCTTTTAGGTCACACAATGTCTGCATTTACCCCCAATCCACCACTTTCCATTGGTCCCTCTGATGACCCTGCAGATCTGCCTGGATCTGTTAAATTTCCTAATTCCCTTTACGACCCAAAATCCCATTTTGTAGATGACACAGACAGCTTGGAGTCGATAGAAGGAAGTGTCCCGTCAGCACCAAGGAATTTAAGTCACGTCATTGTCACTGCTAGATTCGTAACTTTACGGTGGCAAGAACCCGAAAATAGAAATGGAGAGATTCTaaattactatatttattacaaacaaGAAGGTGTTCAAAG AGAACGAGTTACTCATAGACAACAAAAATTAGAGGCAGTAATACAGGGTTTACAACCAAGTATGACGTATCAATTTCGAGTGGTCGCCGTGAATGAAAGAGGGATGTCCGGAATGTCCAGCGAAATATTACAAGTTACCACACTTACTGAG GCCAATGTCCCTGGACCTCCACTGAATTTAGAGGGACATGCTACAAGCAGTGTGAGCATTGCGTTATCTTGGGAAAAGCCACAAGTAGTCAATGGAAGAATTTctaaatacataattacatTTGTAGAG GGTGACAATGAGGACATAACGCGTGAAACTACTAGTACGATGCACGAATTAGTAGATCTCGTGCCTTatacggaatatagtattaaagtTCAGGCTGTAAACGAGAACGGTCCTGGCGTATTTAGTAGAGATATCGTAGTCCGGACTTATAGTGCACAACCTACTCAACCACCACACAATGTTACAGTAGAACCAGTTAGTCCTACA agCATTATAATAAGATGGGAACCGCCACTCGAAGGACAAAATGGAATTGTCACTGGTTATAAAATTCGTTATCGTCGTTACGATCGCGGTTCACAGCCGGTAACTATAACAACTGAAGGAAATCAACGTTCACGAGTACTCACTGGACTTGAAAAACATGTTGTTTATCAAGTTCGTATATGTGCCTTAAACGTTAATGGAACTGGACCTTGGACAGAATGGATACAGATAGAAACATACGAAACCGAATCTGATGAAAACAGAGTGCCAAATACACCCAGCAACTTAAGAA caAAAGTAATGTCTGATTATATACAAGTTTTTTGGAATCCACCGAAAGATCAAAGTATTAAAGTAAAGGGATATAAACTTGGATGGGGAAAGGGAGTCCCTGATGTTGAAGTTCGACTTCTTGATGGAAAAGAACGGTCTTTTACTATAGATCAATTAG aaccAATCACTGAGTATGTTATATCACTAAGAGCAACGAATGATGCTGGCGATGGTCAACCAGCATATGCAAACGTGAGAACTACGGAACGTTCTGTATCTGAATTTTCTGTGCCTTTACTACCGCCTGTTGGTCTTAAAGCCGCTGTTCTGTCTGACACTACAGTCGTATTATACTGGACTGATACAACCTTGCCAAAAACTCAA TTCGTAACGGATAATCGATATTACGtagcacgttatacgtcacatcATCATAGCAGCAACCCTcgttataaatatcataatgcAACTGATCTTAATTGCATGATAAATGATTTAAAACCCAATACaatatatgaatttgcagTCAAGCTTGTTAag GGAAAACGAGAATCACTATGGAGTATGGTTGTTACGAATCAAACTCAAGAAGCTGCACCTAGTTCCGCGCCCAGGGATTTGATGATTCAGAGTATCGGAGACCGTCCAACTTCAGTTTTAGTGCGTTGGCAACCTCCTAAACAACCAAATGGACCAATTACAG gatatattactttttattcgaTTGATAATACGAAATGGGATCGTGATTGGTTATTGGAAGCCGTAGTTGGAGATAAAACTGAGTGCATCGTGAAGGGCCTCCAACCAAGTACAACCTACTACTTCAAGATCCAAGCACGGAATTCAAAAGGATATGGTCCTTTTTCTACAACTGTTCCATTCAAGACGCCTCAAA GCAGTGGTATGGATGTCTATGATGAATTGCATGATCGAG ATGGACGTggactttcaaatatattaatctACATTATTGTGGGTTGTTCTATTGTTCTTATCACTGGTATAGTAGTGGTGGTTGTAGTTGTATGTTGCAAGCGCAATCCAGATTCGCCTGATAGGAAGAAAgg ATATATGAAAGACACAAATCAAAAAACAAACATTAAACCGCCCGATTTGTGGATTCATCATGATCAAATGGAATTGAAAGCTCTTGAGAAATCTTCAATAAATGGAGAGGCATCTACTAGCGGTGTAGCTAGTAATACCTTACCTAGATCAAATAACCAGGATTATAATCAAGAGAATGTGCATGGAAATTCTAGTTCATTGGATAAACGTACTTACGTACCAAGTTACATGG GTAACACTGATGAGAAGTGCTCAACCCTGAGTAGACAACATAGTCGAGGAAGCCATAAACCTAAACTCATTACACTTCCCGTTGACAGTGCATCTTTACATCAAC CTATAGCGACGGCCACACCGATCGTAAACACAAGCATGTCACAGCCAACAATTCATACGTCATGCAGTGATACGCCATCCGTGAGACAGAATTATCCTCGAACTGTAGCACAATACAGTTTAAGTCGAGCACACATTACTTTAGAACCAACACCGGAATCGAGTCCAGACTCttgtaatatttcaacttCGTATGAACCAATGCAAAGTCAA cAATTATCATATGGTACAAGTGGTCAGTCCTATAGTGGAAATACTCAATACGCTTCAGGACACTATAGCAATAATAATCAACCATCAAGTGTAGGTGGTGGAGTTGATGGTGGTAGCGGTAGTAAAAGGATGCAAGGACATCCTTTGAAAAGTTTTAGCGTGCCAGCACCTCCACCTCAATCTGCACCTTCAACACCAGCCCAACAAAAACACGGCG TTTCTCAAGTAACAGTAAGACCTACGATGTCTGGAAGTCCATACAAGAAACCACAAAGTTCTACACAGTTAGCAAAGAATCGATTAGCCTCAGTTTCAAATCCGGTGCACACTTCGGAAGAAGTTGAACGGTTGaag cCTTCTTACAGTACAGAAGAATTAAATCAAGAGATGGCTAATTTAGAAGGCCTTATGAAAGACCTAAATGCCATAACAGCATCTGAATTTGAGTGCTAG